GTCAACAAAGCTCATCTAGGAATTTCGTCCAAACACGAGCTTCCTGGAAAGTTGGCAATAGAAGCAGCTTCACCTTACCTTTTGTTCTGCTAGATCCACTTATTCTCCCCACCTTTTATACAGGCATAGCTGCTGACTCCCATCCCAATCCAGGCTATTCataaacagaaattttggaaattgatTTCAGGTTCCATCGAAACACTAGATAGAAGTTTTCCTCAGCTGATTTGATGTGCAAAGGAGCGTCTGTTCTTGAGCTTCTCCAGACTGCAAAATGACTGTCAAGAACAGTGCTGGAGGTCGAAGCAGTGTTCATCTGGATATTCCTCAGCttcagaagaaaaatgaaatcatttcACCCACCACAATCTTCGAGCCGCAAACTAATGCCGATGGGAGAGATGGAAGCAGCGGAAACTCTGTTTCCCCCACATCACCGGCTGTTCCAGCCCCCGAGAAAAAGCTGACTCTCTTTGCTCTCCGCCTTGCGATTCTCGAAAAAGCTGCCACTGGCCTTGGAGCCCTTGGTTTCATATGGGCGACGGTTGTTCTCCTGGGGGGCTTTGCCATTACCTTGGAGAACACTGATTTCTGGTTCATCACCATCATTTTATTGATTGAAGGAGCTCGAATATTCAGCAGGAGTCATGAGCTGGAATGGCAACACCAGTCCACTTGTTCAATAGCTGATGTTGGAATTAGCAGCTTCCGAAAGCTCAGATTGAGCTCTAGAGCTTTAGTTGAATCCGTGAAGGATATATTGAGTCCCGTGAGCTCTGGAACGAGGAAGCAAAGTCAACACAGAAGGGAAATTTCTGAAACTACAGATGCAAAAGATGTCAGAGAGCAGAAATTGCAAAGGAAGCCAACCCGGATATGGACTTCTTCCGAAGTCCCTATTCTACCTTATGGAGGGTGGTTTTTCATTTCGAGAAATATCAGCAAGATTCTCTATTGGCTTCAGCTCTTATCTGCGATAGCCTGTGTCGTGCTCTCATTGATGAAGCTCATCGAGCACAATTATGGTGAGGTAGCTAAAGGAGACACGGACAAGAGAAACCGGAAAGCTGCTCTAATTATCTTTTATGCCTTGGCTTTGGCAGAAGCTCTGGTCTTCCTAACAGAGAAACTTTACTGGGAGTGGAAGATAGTCATCCGTAAGCTTCTCGAAGGGGTGAACAATGAATGCGATCTGGGGGCTTCAGGTATGATCTCAACTAGGAGATTTTTCTATGACTCCTACTCGAGATGTATTAATGGGAGCATTTTTGATGGCCTGGGAATGGATATGGTCACTTTTGCCATGGATCTCTTATCTTCAAACTTGCCAGATGAGCAGCTCATGGGAGCCAGGATTCTTCACCAGTTTTCTACAACAGAACGGTTTTCAGACGACACACTTCAGAAGATGGGAACAACTCTGCCAGTTATAGACAGACTGGTAGAGATCTTAAACTGGAAAGACCCACAGGAGGAAGAAATCAGGCTATCAGCTGCAGAAATAGTTTCCAAATTAGCCGGGAGAAAGCAAAACTCTCTTCGGGTCGCTGGAGTACCCGGGGCAATGGAATCGATATCATCTCTTCTACAGACAAACAGAAGCCCCAGTTCTACAGCGGACGAAA
This region of Eucalyptus grandis isolate ANBG69807.140 chromosome 8, ASM1654582v1, whole genome shotgun sequence genomic DNA includes:
- the LOC104414912 gene encoding uncharacterized protein LOC104414912, whose product is MTVKNSAGGRSSVHLDIPQLQKKNEIISPTTIFEPQTNADGRDGSSGNSVSPTSPAVPAPEKKLTLFALRLAILEKAATGLGALGFIWATVVLLGGFAITLENTDFWFITIILLIEGARIFSRSHELEWQHQSTCSIADVGISSFRKLRLSSRALVESVKDILSPVSSGTRKQSQHRREISETTDAKDVREQKLQRKPTRIWTSSEVPILPYGGWFFISRNISKILYWLQLLSAIACVVLSLMKLIEHNYGEVAKGDTDKRNRKAALIIFYALALAEALVFLTEKLYWEWKIVIRKLLEGVNNECDLGASGMISTRRFFYDSYSRCINGSIFDGLGMDMVTFAMDLLSSNLPDEQLMGARILHQFSTTERFSDDTLQKMGTTLPVIDRLVEILNWKDPQEEEIRLSAAEIVSKLAGRKQNSLRVAGVPGAMESISSLLQTNRSPSSTADEIGEKKIIFDHEAYGYWTFNSLGLLILKKLARDHDNCGKIGNTRGLLSKIIDFTHADERILKDSTVTTSQVLTVKRSLQIIKMLASTMGTTGKNLRREISEIVFTISNIREILRYGEKKPELQKLGIEILTSLAQDDDATERIGGTGGVLKELLKIFFQEGVPEDQRDVRIVAGEALAMLAFESKSNCHCILKLNVVERLLEALETELLRVNAGRILRNLCTYSGPESFNQLKGVTAAAPVVLKAILSGEGKLQEVMVGLAAHAFKFMTAEESTAIFESAGFKEAKLACTLVDILRRHRSPSIKVPRMRRFAIELAIWMMRDKLRNVQIFRDLGLEEELEGVLDTTSELESFNIFSGTIGLSRHSTTIHSLVETALMLLKNRFDQPAG